The nucleotide sequence AGCAAGTTCAAATGGAATTCGGGTTCTTTCCCTCTTTGAACCCACAGATCGATATAGGGATAAATTCTGAACTAAAAGTCGAAATTCTAGTATCGCTCAATTTAATCAACTACAAATAATTCACTCAACTTACTCATTCTAAACTTAaagccctgtttggataaatagtTTCGTTAAGTGTTTATAGCACAAACGGTTGCCATATACGTGCTTATGTAAGCTATTTATACAACACAAGATAAAATAGTCAGAATATTTTTatacaagctataagctattttcataagctatctcaAACAATCGCACACGTGATTATGTCAGTAAATAAGCTCAAATAGTGCTAGTGAATTGAAACAAGACAAACCATTACACTATCAATGTCACACAGTTCAAAACACAAACACCTTACCTACATACCCAAACACAACATTCAAAACCAACTCTTTCAGAAAAACAAAGCAAACCCAAATCATATAAAAAGAACTCATTTTTATTTACCTTAAAATATGAGCATGGTCTCTACCAAAATTGAGACAAGCAGTTCTAATAAGATTGGATTCTTTTGCACCCAAAGGAGGATTTTCAAATGGGTTACCCTCTGCATGAAAATGACCCTTTTTGATCAAGTATTCCATCAAGTATACCCATTCAGGCCATGGATGAGAAATCTGAAACGCAGGATTTTCTTGTAGTTGTTGATTCTTCCATTTGGGTTCATCAAACTCGTTTTGGTTTGGATTGGAAAGAGTGTGAATGAGTGAAGTGTGGAACGTTTTGCCATTCAAAATTGTTATTGTTGGGTTGTAGTGAAAATGATGACATCGTTTCAAAATGTTTTGGATCATTTCCTCCCACTACTCTTTTTCGATTCATCTAAGTTTCATGCATGATAATTTTTGGTTATATGATTCATCAGGCGATAGTTTTAAACATTTAAGACCCGATATCTATTGTATTGAGAATTATTTTGAGGGTTGTATAAAACCTTTAGGTCTCAAACAAGCATCTCATTATTAAGCGGGGGCAtacaaaaattttcattaaattaacGGTTCTTAAACACACTTTTTTAATAGTAAGTgggaattatattttttttagaatgttaATTAGTGCTCGAGGGATATTGGTTACAtttaaaataagtaagtttttatgaaaaagttaTGTAATTATTACATGATCAAAAttaacatattatatttttaagacaaattttttatttgtagattCTTTAACCATTTCCGTGAAGGCACTGATTAACAAGactcatatttatatttatgtaatattaaaaaattgaaatgtaatgatataaagtttTTATAGTTGATTAATGAGttatatttaagaaatttatgTGTGATGCCAGGTTTGAGAGATTGAATGATTATTAGGTactattgttaaaaaattataaatgagtggGTACGCGTAAGACCCGTTTAAGTATCTAAAATGAGTGTTTTCATTGTGGATGCTCTCACTACTTcataaaatataagtttaatTTAACCTAATGTCAAAAAATTTAGACCAAAtcccttcaaattttttttttttaagaacaaatTGACTTTCATTGTAAGTATGAGTTTTGAGTTGACTATTATCTTTTTGTCTATCTAAAAAACACACAAGCATTTATCGAATATTTCAatcttattaaaaatatataagtattttattgaagatAAATAAGTGGAATAtctttgtatatatattatacaacgTCTtgataagaagaaagaaaattgttattttaccaaattattcttattaattattggtttgtttttccattaaagtttaaaaaaaaacattttaggaGTAATTTTACGCTCACCGTCTCACAATATTTGTCTCTTTagtatttttactttttttttaaaatagttgtcactttagaatactaatgcaacatttttttttctttccattattataccttatttattgaatttcatccaatttTACTACTCtattaactacaattaataaatgtgttatagaaaattattaattttaccattgaaatcaacataattaaccatttccttaataatcgtgcacaaaCCTTAAACAACTATTATTTAGAGACGGAAGGAGTAATAGACTTCCTCGTTTTTCTGTTTGTCCTTGTGTTCCAATTGATTATCCTTAATCTAATCGACTCTATATCTTTGGTTTGTGATTGTATACGTTTTCTATATCTATCCCTAATTACTACTCCATTTGGTGATGCATGTGGTCTATAGactacatatatcatttatattgaataaaactaaaaacTGAACTTTTGTTTATAACAGGGAATATATCCTTGAAACGCCAGATTTTTTGTGATCCTCGTGGACCTTTTGAATCATTGACGGATCTTGCGTTTTATTAGCATTTCATCCATGTATACCGTAATTTTCAAAGCAAATAGGAACTTTCTGCCAATTTAGTATGTGAAATTATTGATTTGTTGTTTAAAGTCACCGACTGCATATCTCAATTCAATAAATGTGTATCGGTGGTATGGTATCCTAGTTTGTATGGATTTGCATTTGTCATCAATAGAAAGAATCCAACCTCATTATTGGTGAATATCTGGGCTATTACATGACAAAGTGAATCGAAAGGCAAATATATATGACTGGTAATGGATCAGCTATGTTCATCAAAGGTGCTGGACTTATGCCTTATTGATAGAGTGGTAGTGAATAAACCAATTCACATATCCACAATCGAAGAAAAGATCGGTCTGGTTTGGCAACCATGGAGAAAAATGGATTTAATCCAAATGGAGAACAACAAGTTCATGGTCCAGCTGTTCCATAGGGGTGACCTTGAAGAATCCTTGCGGGTAGTCCATGGCTAATTGACAGCAACATGCTCATTATAAAGAAGGTGACGGTGGATAAAGATCTTGTATCTATTCTGATGACCAAGACAATTATATGGGTCAAGTCCATCGGCTTGGCCTGATGGACATGAGCGTAGGCGCGGCGGTGGGCAATCACATAGGCAGGATGGTCAAATATGATGATGAGAACAATTACGGCCCTTGGAGAAAAATATGCGAGTACGGGTCAAGATTGACATGGAAGAACATCTGAAGTAGGATCTGGTGATTGAAAGGGAGGAGGGAGACATTATGGAAGAACCTCTAAAGTGTGACCTAGTAACCAGGCCTGCTGGGAACAATGAGTCTTGTAATTGTATGTTGGAAATGAGCTTTATAGCGTCTCCCTCCTCCCTTTCAATTACCAGATCCTGCTTAAGAGGTTTTTCCATACCAATCTCGACCCGTACTCACATATATTTTCTCCAAAGGCCATAATTGTTCTCATCGTCATATTTCACCATCCGTCCTATCTGACTTCCCACCAACACGTCATCGCTCGTGTCCATGAAGCCAAACGGGAGCTGATGGACTTGGACCCATATATCTGTCTTGATCATCGGAATAGATGCAAGATCTTCACGCACCGTCACCTTCTTTAGAATTATCATGTTGTTGTCAATTAGTCATCGACTACCCTTTAGAAAGATAATTTCTATAATGCATAATTCACAATATAAAACTGACTTAAATCCTTTTTCTCCACGCATAACAATTAtgtaaaaacagaaaaaattatcaatttatattttctcatttttctatCTCTTCTCACAAGAATTTAacaatttattgtttttgtttcacttATTAAATCCACTCTTATATTTAGCAAATGACTCAAAGTAAACTAAAAAactctaaataaaaaatacaagttgAATCTCTAAAAATTGGATGATCAGAAAATAcagaacaacataaaaaaatacttGTCGCATTTTTACTATGTACGTTATTCACATATATTCgaccatatttttaaattatatacaaAGGAAAATACTAACAAATGTTCTTATAACACttgataaaaagtttaaagTAGAAATTTTATATTGAGAGTTATGTATTCAACACgttgaaatattaaaaagtaactttttcaacatatcaattgttttcttttttaaatctttaacaAGTGCTCTAGAGACAtttgttagcaagacccatatataaatacaaatgttgtttgatttgtctcgataaatattattaaatttttataaattctttaCTATAGATTATTAAAGATATCAACAATAAAAGTTAAGTTGTGTCTCGAAATGATTGATCGGGACATGAATTTTGAATTAAAGGAGTATTAATATTATcatgggttaatagtgctttatcccctgtaaaatattttttttgatttacctcctgtaaaattttttaaaaaattctacaaaaaaaaaaaaataagtcgtttttttatgacctattagggggtattcgaattttttttttttatagagagtaaatcaaaaaatatattttacagaaggaaaaataaaaaatgacctatattacggggtaaagcaccattaatcCTATTATCATTGAAGGTATGAGGCCAACTCATTAACTGTGCATATTAATCATGAAAAGTGAAAAGTATACAAGAATTTATCAGATGTTCTAGATAGCATTATGAATGGAACGGTACCCATGCATAGAACATACTATAGTCCCTTTAAAAGTAAGAAAACATAAGAGAgaccttcatcttcatcaataaaGTCAACTGGACGGTCAATATGAGTCACGACTCTTTCATTCTAATATAATACTATTGAACGAGTACTAttcaaaaataatactaatattcaTTTTTGTCAGCTGAAAGAGTCAGCACTTATATTGTAGCAGCAAGATGTAGACTTCGCAGTGTAAACATAATAATTTGGGtggaaataaattataaaatgataaaatcaggGGTAGCAGAATGAGTCAATCTGCCCCATTGTGCTATACCTTTTTTATTAATCGGTGTAAAGATAGATAAGACAGATCAATTTGAATGGTCGAATTAAAACTTTCAATTTATCTTTCACTAAATCTTACTATGAGCGGATATTAAATGAGTTTGTGAACAAAATACAGgttgatttgattattttttttggtaaatccATATTTGTTAACATTAGTGACCCATTTGATATTTTAAGTTTCTAAATCCATCACAATATCACACTTTTGTGGTGACTCGACCTTTAATGATATATAAGTCTATTGATCTTTTGTAcgtaaaaaaagagagagaaccTAGTTACTAGAAGACATGTTGGCTTAATATAGGTATATTACTTGGAGAACTACTTGGTTGATCACAATTATAAATAAGAAAGTACTTGAACACAAATAGAATCACATCCtttaattattgtaaaaaaaaattatttaattaatttttttctaccAGGTATAGGACTATTGAGTACAACCTCATGCACAACATATATCTTGTACAATATTATTGTTTATGAGAAATAATAACAAGTGTCCTTAGGATATTGTTTTAAGCAACTAAAAAGGTAATTTTTACATGAAAAATTATGTAGTTATGACTTTTACATGCgtttgatttgtattttcaatatgaatgttttttttttgtgtgtttcttaaacaatatcattagGACACATGTTAACCAgacctttattttattgcagGTATATATGAATTTGACTCTCAAACTACATGTGTTTATTAACGGAGAGATATCAATTCGCTAAGGGATGAGCTTGTAGATTTTAATACTAGAGGgtaaagaaatataaattaagtATCTGTTTTATCAAATCTGTTGTAATTTTTATCTCagctagaaaaaataaaaagagcacAAAGGTTagatataaataattttgtaattaaCTAACATGGTTCTCTCCTTCTCCATCAAGTCAGCCGtagttctctctctctctctctctaggttttctctttcAGTTTCTTCATTGAGGGATGGTTTCTGGTCAATTTTTGACTTGAAATCactctcttcatctttttctctctctatttcaatctaaataagtggttttcacatagatctaggttttttctttgtgatttcatcatctaagtgtggtggtttgttgttcgtcgtcttgtgcagcgctgtttgatttcccgtctttttGCGGTATTCATTTGATTCATCTTGAAAGagcgattattcaatcaaagatttgagcgtcaacattgcagatccggaggTCATAGATATTctggtcactttaattttatcatatatttatgTAGGCATTATGCCATtatatatgctattaacttggatgttgtgagtttgttcgcagattcatcctttacgtttttagcggtgttgaatgatgtaatctctcgatttgaatgaataaatatcattttatttttgtcaaaaaaaaattataattaatatttaaaaaatattcaagtaGGCTAACAAgaaattttctaatttattgagcttttataataattgtagaaagcataaataaaatattaaagagtTTATTGAGCAATTTTataattgttcaaaaaattgtttaaccTATGGTAGGTATCTTTGAAGTTCTCCATGATGGAGCAATACATCAAGTATATTTTAATACATGAGATGTGTTTTATTTAAGCTtctaggaagagagaagaatgTAAATTTCTCTTAATAATTAAACTAGAAAATCCAATATCAATTATATTAACTCAAACTATCAATTGTGCATGCATATAACATAATGTAGATAACTACTTTTCATCAATAAAGTCAACCGATTAATCACGACTCAATCATGATCTAATATTCTATTGAAGAAGTACCTATCTAAAaacaataatactaatattCTATTTTTGTCAGCTGATTGACTAAGCAAACACACTAAATAGCAGCAGCAAGAAGTAGACTTAGCAAtgtaaacattaataataaataaaaaatatatatagttagaGAAACCACATAGAAGCCTCTATCTTAAATTTAATCTCATTGTCTCATAGATACTTCCAACTACACGACAATTACGcgtatcatattttaattttcatatatttcatGTAATAAAAAACAAGGttcctttattatttatttatttttgactaaGATATAAGGTTGCTTAGTATTGACTATATATTATACGAGGACAACACACGCCTTTCCAACGGTTTCAACTCTTTATATCTATATATAGCTTCCTTTGTCTACACTTTATCAATCTACAACTTATTCTTTTGCTTCTCATTAATCTTATATATAGATCAAAGATCCTTTCTATCTGTGGGTAGTTTGTGATTTATTAATTGATTATAAGCTTTTTGAAGTTGATAGTTaagtaaaaaaagttaattaagtgtttttgaTAGAGAAGATGGTTTGTTTGGTATCTCGTTCTGGAAGGCAGATGCAAAGATACAATGAAACTGGTGGTCGTCAAGTTGTAGGGTAAGTTCATTTTTGCAGCCTGCAGATCTGTTCAaatttttactttatatatagttttatcAGTTTGGTGACCGTTAGATCGAGATCAGACTAACCATAGTGAATCcgctttctttctttttggacATCAAATGAGTTATATCATTCTTTTGATATATCTTGATTAGAGATGCACTATCATGCAAGAAATAAACTGCATTCAtaatttgcttaatttttttttaatcttggcCTAGTAGCTTCATTTCCCTTCAttattattcattcattcattgcTTCTTACTTTCATTGACTAACATTTATTAATATGTCCAATTGTGTAGGTGCATCCCATACAGATATAAACAAGACATTGATGGCAATATGGGTAATGAATTGGAAGTACTTGTTGTTAGTTCACAAAAGGGTCAATCATTTATGTTTCCAAAGGTAGGGATTTCTTTCTTTCACATAAAGAGATTGACTTAATTAATTAGGTTCACTAATAAGCATATACTAAAATTAAcatccttttatttatttgttttgattcagGGTGGATGGGAACTTGATGAATCTTTAGAAGAAGCAGCTTGCAGAGAATCCCTTGAAGAAGCAGGAGTTATAGGAACTGTTGAGGTATTTAATTAAttggatatatattttttttttcaaaattgtttttacataaTTTTAGAAACtagtaaaaatttaaaacaagactgaaattgtttgtgtttgtttcaaattattgCAGCATGAATTGGGTGAATGGAGTTTCATTAGCAAGAGATATGGTACATACTATGAAGGTCACATGTTTCCCTTACTTGTTAAGGAACAACTTGAACACTGGCCTGAGAAAAATCTACGTACAAGAATATGGGtatgtttttaatccctgtaaATATTTGTAtcttgtaataaaaaattaacaaattgaaaatattatttacaaGTGTAAACcacaatttataaaaataatgctTATGAGTGAAGACATGTTTTTTATATggttcaaattaattaattatgtagTTGCAAATACTAATTATTCTGTTTTGCAATCACTTTTTGCAGATGAATGTTGTTGAAGCAAGAGATGTTTGTCAGCATTGGTGGATGAAGGAAGCTTTAGATATACTTGTTGATAGGTTAACTCTACAGAAAAATAAGAACATTTAGCTAGAAGTAATTATTGGAAAATGT is from Medicago truncatula cultivar Jemalong A17 chromosome 1, MtrunA17r5.0-ANR, whole genome shotgun sequence and encodes:
- the LOC25482537 gene encoding nudix hydrolase 17, mitochondrial, which gives rise to MVCLVSRSGRQMQRYNETGGRQVVGCIPYRYKQDIDGNMGNELEVLVVSSQKGQSFMFPKGGWELDESLEEAACRESLEEAGVIGTVEHELGEWSFISKRYGTYYEGHMFPLLVKEQLEHWPEKNLRTRIWMNVVEARDVCQHWWMKEALDILVDRLTLQKNKNI